In Chromobacterium rhizoryzae, one genomic interval encodes:
- a CDS encoding sensor histidine kinase yields MVFTNNSQAIRHMVSSLKDQQQLEAAFEQFNAVSGQLIDAYRQLESQVTVLNAQLDEANNQLRKQRDENAMLAERLGLLLEALPAGVVQVSAEGAVTAVNPAASRMLNGCSVGALWRDMLAGLQRSELDDTYCHRHGEPGLVLTMQCQDLPSVGGQIVLIHDVSRLHQLTGELARQQKLASMGGMAAALAHQLRTPLATAMLYTANLKQDIPRAEDRARFVDKSLARMRALESLIQNMLSFVRGQVTTLEPLDLEGLLEDLRAVMQPQCHEKGVLFDCNVVVSSAIKVLVDRKALQGALVNLLENAWHFSGSGDVVRLSVEEGETALLFRVEDSGPGFNPEELEKMFEPFFTTRPGGTGLGLAIVKKVVDELGGQVRCFNKGEGGACFELSLPMMQS; encoded by the coding sequence GGTTTTTACAAATAACTCGCAAGCGATTCGGCATATGGTTTCAAGCCTCAAAGATCAGCAGCAACTGGAAGCCGCTTTCGAGCAATTCAATGCGGTGTCCGGCCAACTCATTGATGCGTATAGACAACTTGAGAGCCAGGTGACAGTTCTCAACGCGCAGCTGGACGAAGCCAATAATCAGCTGCGCAAACAGCGCGATGAGAACGCAATGCTGGCCGAGCGCCTGGGTTTGCTGCTGGAGGCGCTGCCCGCGGGCGTGGTGCAAGTCTCGGCCGAAGGCGCGGTCACGGCGGTGAATCCGGCCGCCAGCCGGATGCTAAATGGCTGTTCTGTCGGCGCTTTATGGCGGGACATGCTGGCGGGGCTGCAGCGTTCGGAACTGGACGACACCTATTGCCATCGGCATGGCGAGCCGGGTCTGGTGTTGACCATGCAATGCCAGGATCTGCCGTCTGTCGGAGGACAGATTGTGCTTATTCACGATGTATCGCGTTTGCATCAATTGACCGGAGAATTGGCGCGTCAGCAGAAGTTGGCGTCCATGGGCGGCATGGCGGCGGCATTGGCGCACCAGCTGCGCACGCCGCTGGCCACGGCGATGCTGTATACGGCCAATCTGAAGCAGGATATCCCGCGGGCGGAGGATCGCGCGCGCTTCGTCGACAAGAGCCTGGCCCGGATGCGGGCGCTGGAGAGCTTGATCCAGAACATGCTGAGTTTTGTCCGCGGCCAGGTGACGACGTTGGAGCCTTTGGATCTGGAGGGTCTGCTGGAGGATTTGCGCGCCGTCATGCAACCACAATGTCATGAAAAAGGCGTGCTTTTTGATTGCAATGTGGTGGTGTCATCTGCCATAAAGGTTTTGGTGGACCGCAAAGCGTTGCAGGGGGCCTTGGTGAATCTCTTGGAGAATGCCTGGCACTTTTCAGGAAGCGGCGATGTGGTGCGGCTATCGGTGGAGGAAGGCGAGACGGCCTTGCTGTTTCGGGTGGAGGACTCGGGTCCCGGATTCAACCCGGAGGAGCTGGAGAAGATGTTCGAGCCCTTTTTCACCACCCGCCCCGGCGGCACCGGCCTGGGCTTGGCCATCGTCAAGAAAGTGGTGGACGAACTGGGCGGGCAAGTGCGTTGTTTCAACAAGGGGGAGGGCGGGGCCTGTTTCGAGCTCAGCCTTCCGATGATGCAATCGTGA
- a CDS encoding STAS domain-containing protein: MRPIVKVEGRVGKMILIGQFDFNLHREFRQASQELLDNPEVQEIEIDFDQVPFLDSSALGMLLLLKERAAGQKKSMTLINCREAVMQVFEIACFNKMFTIK, encoded by the coding sequence ATGAGACCCATTGTCAAAGTCGAGGGCAGAGTTGGAAAGATGATCCTGATCGGGCAATTCGACTTCAACTTGCATCGGGAATTCCGGCAGGCCAGCCAGGAGTTGCTGGACAATCCGGAGGTGCAGGAGATCGAGATCGATTTCGATCAGGTGCCCTTCCTGGACAGTTCCGCGCTGGGCATGCTGTTGTTGCTGAAGGAGCGCGCGGCGGGGCAGAAGAAGAGCATGACCTTGATCAATTGCCGCGAGGCGGTGATGCAGGTGTTCGAAATCGCCTGCTTCAACAAGATGTTCACCATTAAGTAA
- a CDS encoding chemotaxis protein CheW yields MVAERDGPGLAQRRSGNELLVFTLGTEEYGIDILKVQEIRGYDAVTRIANAPDFIKGVVNLRGHIVPIVDLRLKFGIGEPVYNAFTVVIVLNVCGRVIGAVVDGVSDVIQLESDALRAAPEFGAAVDTAYIEGLGTLDERMIIVVDIERLMGSEEMALTDAAARVQAN; encoded by the coding sequence ATGGTGGCGGAACGGGATGGTCCGGGCCTGGCGCAGAGACGCTCGGGCAATGAGCTGCTGGTGTTCACGCTGGGGACGGAAGAATACGGCATCGATATTTTGAAGGTGCAGGAGATCCGCGGTTACGACGCGGTGACCCGCATCGCCAACGCGCCGGACTTTATCAAGGGCGTGGTCAATCTACGCGGCCATATCGTGCCCATCGTGGATTTGCGCCTGAAGTTCGGCATAGGCGAACCGGTGTACAACGCGTTCACCGTGGTGATCGTGCTGAATGTGTGCGGGCGGGTCATCGGCGCGGTGGTGGACGGCGTGTCGGACGTGATTCAGCTGGAGAGCGATGCGCTGCGCGCCGCGCCGGAGTTTGGCGCGGCGGTGGACACCGCCTATATCGAAGGACTGGGCACGCTGGACGAGCGCATGATCATCGTGGTCGATATCGAGAGGCTGATGGGCAGCGAGGAAATGGCGTTGACTGACGCCGCGGCTCGAGTGCAAGCGAATTAG
- a CDS encoding CheR family methyltransferase has protein sequence MLAGLELDITFTPEDFRRIRDMVYQRVGIALNDSKTHMAYARLAKRVRALSLKSFAEYLDRLDQDALSEEWQNFINALTTNLTSFFREPHHFDMLRAHAERWRKRGRPYRVWSAASSTGEEPYSIAITMAELTESLRPFPCELLASDIDTHVLQQAMRGVYLRERVSQLPEPQLRRFFDKGVGANEGKVRLKKRVREAMTFFQMNLVAEEWPPLGEFDVIFCRNVLIYFDKPTQAAILNHMARHLAPDGLLLLGHSENILHLSDAFVPCGKTSYRLA, from the coding sequence GTGTTGGCGGGCTTGGAATTGGACATCACGTTCACGCCCGAGGATTTTCGCCGCATCCGCGACATGGTGTACCAGCGGGTCGGCATCGCCCTCAACGACAGCAAGACGCATATGGCCTACGCGCGCTTGGCCAAGCGGGTGCGGGCTTTGAGCCTGAAAAGCTTCGCCGAGTATCTGGACCGCTTGGATCAGGACGCCTTGTCGGAGGAATGGCAGAATTTCATCAACGCGCTGACCACCAATCTGACCTCGTTTTTTCGGGAGCCGCATCATTTCGACATGCTGCGCGCCCACGCCGAGCGCTGGCGCAAGCGCGGCCGGCCGTACCGGGTCTGGAGCGCGGCGTCCTCGACCGGCGAGGAGCCTTACTCCATCGCCATCACCATGGCGGAGTTGACGGAGAGCTTGCGGCCCTTCCCCTGCGAGTTGCTGGCGTCCGACATCGATACCCATGTGCTGCAACAGGCGATGCGCGGCGTGTATCTGCGCGAGCGCGTCAGCCAGTTGCCGGAGCCGCAGTTGCGCCGTTTTTTCGACAAGGGCGTAGGCGCCAATGAGGGCAAGGTGCGCCTGAAGAAACGCGTGCGCGAGGCGATGACGTTTTTCCAGATGAATCTGGTGGCGGAGGAATGGCCGCCGCTGGGGGAGTTCGACGTCATTTTCTGTCGCAATGTGCTGATCTATTTTGATAAGCCGACGCAGGCGGCCATACTCAATCATATGGCGCGGCATCTGGCTCCGGACGGGCTGCTGCTGCTGGGGCATTCGGAAAACATCCTGCACCTGAGCGACGCCTTCGTCCCCTGCGGCAAGACCAGCTACCGGCTGGCCTGA
- a CDS encoding response regulator, whose amino-acid sequence MHKKILTVDDSASIRQMVSFTLKSAGYEVVEAGDGNAGLAKAQGGQFNLVLTDQNMPGMDGLTLIRSLRKLPAYTTTPILMLTTESSDQMKALGRAAGATGWLVKPFDPQKLLDVVKRVIG is encoded by the coding sequence ATGCACAAAAAAATACTGACGGTTGACGATTCCGCTTCGATTCGACAGATGGTGTCGTTCACCTTGAAAAGCGCCGGCTACGAGGTGGTGGAGGCCGGAGACGGCAACGCCGGCCTGGCCAAGGCGCAGGGTGGGCAGTTCAATCTGGTGCTGACCGACCAGAACATGCCGGGCATGGACGGGCTGACCTTGATCCGCTCCTTGCGCAAGCTGCCGGCGTATACGACGACGCCTATCCTGATGCTGACCACGGAGTCCAGCGATCAGATGAAGGCGCTTGGCCGCGCGGCCGGCGCCACCGGCTGGCTGGTCAAGCCTTTTGATCCGCAGAAGCTGCTGGATGTGGTCAAGCGCGTGATCGGCTGA
- the fdxA gene encoding ferredoxin FdxA, whose protein sequence is MAYVVTDACIKCKYTDCVDVCPVDCFHEGPNFLAIDPEECIDCTLCVAECPVNAIYAEDDVPPGQEGFVALNAELSRLWPTITEKKDPLPDHEDWAEVEGKLQHLER, encoded by the coding sequence ATGGCCTACGTTGTAACCGATGCCTGCATCAAATGCAAATACACCGATTGCGTCGATGTCTGCCCGGTGGACTGCTTTCACGAAGGCCCCAATTTTCTGGCGATCGACCCCGAGGAATGCATCGATTGCACGCTATGCGTGGCGGAATGCCCGGTGAACGCGATCTACGCGGAAGACGACGTTCCGCCGGGACAAGAGGGTTTCGTCGCGCTCAACGCCGAATTGTCCAGGCTCTGGCCCACCATCACGGAGAAGAAGGACCCGCTGCCGGACCATGAGGACTGGGCGGAGGTCGAAGGCAAGCTGCAACACCTGGAGCGCTGA
- a CDS encoding protein-glutamate methylesterase/protein-glutamine glutaminase, translated as MALEKKIRVIVVDDSALIRNLLTSIIDEAPDMEVVATASDPLIARERIRALDPDVITLDVEMPRMDGLEFLRRLMRLRPTPVLMISSLTQQGSEATLTALELGAIDFLSKPAHDIARRMGDYADEIRDKIRAAAAARVRAPHRFHRPADVPPPAPLLGAGAQQAMLFIGASTGGTEAIRALLSGLPATCPPILVVQHMPEHFTASFAARLNASCPMRVKEAEAGEPVRQGVAYIAPGDWHMRVQAAADGFRIELDQSDKVNRHRPSVDALFDSAARCLGKRAIGVILTGMGRDGADGLRRMRDAGAVTFGQNEASCVVYGMPREAMKAGGVQQEWPLDALPSKIMACLYGKAEKAML; from the coding sequence ATGGCGCTGGAAAAAAAAATTCGGGTAATCGTGGTGGACGACTCGGCCCTGATCCGCAATCTGCTGACCTCCATCATCGACGAAGCGCCGGACATGGAAGTGGTGGCCACCGCCTCCGATCCGCTGATCGCGCGCGAGCGCATCCGCGCGCTGGATCCGGACGTAATCACGCTGGACGTTGAAATGCCGCGGATGGACGGCCTGGAGTTCCTGCGCCGGCTGATGCGGCTGCGGCCGACGCCGGTGCTGATGATCTCCTCGCTGACGCAGCAGGGTTCGGAGGCGACGCTGACGGCGCTGGAGCTGGGCGCCATCGACTTTCTGTCCAAGCCGGCGCACGATATCGCCAGGCGCATGGGCGATTACGCCGATGAGATCCGGGACAAGATACGGGCCGCGGCCGCGGCCAGGGTCCGGGCGCCGCATCGTTTTCACCGCCCGGCTGATGTTCCGCCGCCGGCGCCGCTCTTGGGCGCCGGCGCGCAGCAGGCGATGTTGTTCATCGGCGCCTCCACCGGCGGCACCGAGGCGATCCGCGCGCTGCTGAGCGGCCTGCCCGCGACATGCCCGCCCATCTTGGTAGTTCAACATATGCCCGAGCATTTCACCGCCAGCTTCGCCGCGCGCTTGAACGCCAGCTGTCCGATGCGGGTGAAGGAGGCGGAGGCGGGCGAGCCGGTGCGGCAGGGCGTGGCCTATATCGCGCCGGGCGATTGGCATATGCGGGTGCAGGCCGCCGCGGACGGTTTTCGCATCGAATTGGATCAGAGCGACAAGGTGAACCGGCACCGGCCGTCGGTGGACGCGCTGTTCGACTCCGCCGCGCGCTGCCTGGGCAAGCGCGCCATCGGCGTGATCCTGACCGGCATGGGGCGGGACGGCGCGGACGGCCTGCGCAGGATGCGCGACGCCGGCGCGGTCACCTTCGGTCAGAACGAGGCCAGTTGCGTGGTGTACGGCATGCCGCGGGAAGCGATGAAGGCCGGCGGCGTGCAACAGGAGTGGCCGCTGGACGCGCTGCCCTCCAAAATCATGGCCTGCCTGTACGGCAAGGCGGAAAAGGCGATGTTATGA
- a CDS encoding SpoIIE family protein phosphatase has translation MSALDWWFCGGADFAVGGKQDLWLTNLADAPAELFEQWEGDKPLWVFSSGRAAPWLATPSIHFLRGDFDADLLRSRLLAWHWQQHALCPRLFGAAAFDIINGAMSLYRPSGQASGRVFPLEVSVKPVDAVGGDVVLRADLPERTLLILGDASGHGQGSALDAALLALGASRVLLEQPLSLSALRELNVFMHSHVADGRYVGSALLEIDWAARMVRLVNAGMPDILLFLSTRLEQRFSSMCSPLGLRADIEPLEPLALPWAEGQHFLAHSDGMEESDLPYLLSRLLRLSSISSTDGFGYGPLPSIPLGFSSPYNDDMSSLAFAVPSSAPPRPA, from the coding sequence TTGTCGGCGCTGGATTGGTGGTTTTGCGGTGGCGCCGACTTCGCGGTGGGCGGCAAGCAGGATCTTTGGCTGACGAATCTGGCGGACGCTCCGGCCGAGCTGTTCGAGCAGTGGGAGGGCGACAAGCCCTTGTGGGTGTTTTCCTCGGGGCGCGCGGCGCCCTGGCTGGCTACGCCCAGTATTCATTTTCTGCGCGGCGACTTCGACGCGGATTTGCTGCGCAGCCGCCTGCTGGCCTGGCATTGGCAGCAACATGCGCTCTGCCCGCGCTTGTTCGGCGCGGCGGCGTTCGACATCATCAACGGCGCCATGTCCCTGTACCGTCCGTCGGGACAGGCGTCGGGCCGCGTGTTTCCCCTGGAAGTGTCGGTCAAGCCGGTGGACGCGGTGGGCGGCGACGTGGTGCTGCGCGCGGATTTGCCGGAGCGGACTTTGCTGATCCTGGGCGACGCGTCCGGCCACGGCCAGGGTTCGGCGCTGGACGCCGCGCTGTTGGCGCTGGGCGCGTCGCGGGTGCTGCTGGAGCAGCCTCTGTCCTTGTCCGCCCTGCGGGAGCTCAACGTCTTCATGCATAGCCATGTGGCCGATGGACGCTACGTCGGCAGCGCTTTGCTGGAGATCGATTGGGCCGCACGCATGGTGAGGCTGGTCAACGCCGGCATGCCGGACATTCTGTTGTTCCTGTCCACCAGGCTGGAACAGCGCTTTTCTTCCATGTGCAGTCCGCTGGGCCTGCGAGCCGACATCGAACCGCTGGAGCCGCTGGCGCTGCCCTGGGCGGAAGGCCAGCACTTCCTGGCGCACAGCGACGGCATGGAGGAGTCGGATCTGCCGTATCTGCTGTCGCGTTTGCTGCGCTTGTCCAGCATTTCCTCGACCGACGGTTTCGGCTATGGCCCCTTGCCGTCAATTCCGCTAGGCTTCAGCAGCCCATACAATGACGACATGTCGTCGCTGGCTTTCGCCGTGCCGTCGTCGGCGCCGCCGCGGCCGGCTTGA
- a CDS encoding chemotaxis protein CheW — MSQFHQVFFDEADEHLSSMESLLLGMDQSCPQQEDLHAVFRAAHSIKGGAATFGFADMADLTHVLEGLLDEVRRGARALSSDLVDLVLRAKDVLYGMLAAHKGKGEADAALAGELKAQLEALAAAPAEAATRRATPEETRHWTLYLEIDVVDGVDIDALLESLAEHGDLSVVQHGEDADKLPWVAVFTSPLDAAEVAESLAFALPQDSFRINVDHGVEEEGSFGLFLEAAPEPDASVWLEGDGFGLFEPPPAETAPQDEAPALDPDAAKPAARGGAVGENSIRVNIDKVDLLLNLVGELVITQSMLTQSGAGLDPVAHERLLGGIGALQRNARELQEAVMSIRMTPIAFVFNRFPRVVRDLAGRLGKKVELTMMGEGTELDKGFIEKLSDPLTHLVRNSLDHGIEAPEARLAAGKDPMGRLTLRAFHQGSNIVIEVSDDGAGLNRERILAKARQGGLAAPASLCDAEVWNLIFEAGFSTAAEVTEVSGRGVGMDVVKRNIQSMGGRVEIDSMAGIGTTISIHLPLTLAIMDGMSVRIGAETYVMPLGAVLESLQPAPSEIKTVAARGQVVAIRGEYLPIVPLGRFFSIPDARRTPSEAILVIVEAGNSRLALLVDDLIGQQQFVVKNLETNYRKVDGISGATILGDGQVAMILDIAAIARHNQRMALDA; from the coding sequence ATGTCGCAGTTTCATCAAGTGTTTTTTGATGAGGCGGATGAACACTTGTCCAGCATGGAGAGCCTGCTGCTGGGCATGGACCAGTCCTGTCCGCAGCAGGAGGATTTGCATGCGGTGTTCCGCGCCGCGCATTCGATCAAGGGCGGCGCCGCCACCTTCGGTTTCGCCGATATGGCGGATCTGACCCATGTGCTCGAAGGTTTGCTGGACGAGGTGAGGCGCGGCGCGCGCGCCTTGAGTTCGGATCTGGTGGATTTGGTGCTGCGGGCCAAGGACGTGCTGTACGGGATGCTGGCGGCGCACAAGGGCAAGGGCGAGGCCGACGCGGCGCTGGCCGGCGAACTCAAGGCGCAGCTGGAGGCGCTGGCCGCCGCGCCGGCGGAGGCCGCGACGCGGCGGGCGACGCCGGAGGAGACGCGGCACTGGACGTTGTACCTGGAAATCGACGTGGTGGACGGCGTCGATATCGACGCCTTGCTGGAGTCGCTGGCCGAGCACGGGGACTTGAGCGTGGTGCAGCACGGCGAGGACGCCGACAAGCTGCCCTGGGTGGCGGTGTTCACCTCGCCGCTGGACGCTGCCGAGGTGGCGGAGTCGCTGGCCTTCGCCTTGCCGCAGGACAGCTTCCGCATCAACGTCGATCATGGGGTGGAGGAGGAGGGCAGCTTCGGGCTGTTTCTCGAGGCGGCGCCGGAGCCGGACGCTTCGGTCTGGCTGGAGGGCGACGGCTTTGGCCTGTTCGAGCCGCCGCCAGCCGAGACGGCGCCGCAGGACGAGGCGCCGGCCTTAGACCCCGACGCGGCCAAGCCGGCGGCGCGCGGCGGCGCGGTGGGCGAGAATTCGATCCGGGTCAATATCGACAAGGTGGATTTGCTGCTCAACCTGGTGGGAGAGCTGGTGATCACCCAGTCCATGCTGACGCAGTCCGGCGCGGGTCTGGACCCGGTGGCGCACGAGCGCCTGCTAGGCGGCATCGGCGCCTTGCAGCGCAACGCGCGGGAACTGCAGGAGGCGGTGATGTCCATCCGGATGACGCCGATCGCCTTCGTGTTCAACCGCTTCCCGCGCGTGGTGCGCGATCTGGCCGGCCGTCTGGGCAAGAAGGTGGAGCTCACGATGATGGGCGAGGGCACCGAGCTGGACAAGGGCTTCATCGAGAAGCTGTCCGATCCGCTGACTCATCTGGTGCGCAACAGCCTGGACCACGGCATCGAGGCCCCGGAAGCGCGGCTGGCGGCCGGCAAGGACCCGATGGGACGGCTGACGCTGCGCGCCTTCCATCAGGGCAGCAATATCGTCATCGAAGTCAGCGATGATGGCGCCGGGCTGAACCGGGAGCGGATTCTGGCCAAGGCGCGGCAAGGCGGTTTGGCGGCGCCGGCCTCGCTTTGCGACGCCGAGGTGTGGAATCTGATTTTCGAAGCCGGCTTCTCCACCGCCGCCGAGGTGACCGAAGTGTCCGGCCGCGGCGTGGGCATGGACGTGGTCAAGCGCAACATTCAGAGCATGGGCGGCCGGGTGGAGATCGACTCCATGGCCGGCATCGGCACCACCATCAGCATTCATCTGCCGCTGACGCTGGCGATCATGGACGGCATGTCAGTGCGCATCGGCGCGGAAACCTATGTGATGCCCTTGGGCGCGGTATTGGAGTCCTTGCAGCCGGCGCCGAGCGAAATCAAGACAGTGGCCGCTCGCGGCCAGGTGGTGGCCATCCGCGGCGAGTACCTGCCGATTGTGCCACTGGGCCGGTTTTTCTCCATTCCGGACGCGAGGCGGACGCCGAGCGAGGCCATCCTGGTGATCGTGGAGGCCGGCAATAGCCGGCTGGCGCTGCTGGTGGACGACTTGATCGGCCAGCAGCAGTTCGTGGTGAAGAATCTGGAAACGAATTACCGCAAGGTGGACGGCATTTCCGGCGCCACGATCCTTGGCGACGGTCAGGTGGCCATGATCTTGGACATCGCCGCGATTGCGCGGCACAACCAGCGTATGGCGCTGGACGCATGA
- the cheD gene encoding chemoreceptor glutamine deamidase CheD: protein MKNGAVHFSSHSYFDKHFQSQAVKVFPGGFYVTGQPQLLVTLLGSCVAVCMLDRTANVAGMNHFLLPEGSIEVGEGASAARFGVHAMELMITEMQKLGAMRHRMEAKVFGGGNVLEGMSVMNVGERNRRFIHGYLDAERIPILAEDLLGDCARKVYFFTDSGKVLVKKLKRSRSLISEETRYRQQVMQPEVAGKSGDIELFI, encoded by the coding sequence ATGAAGAACGGCGCGGTGCATTTCAGCAGCCATTCGTATTTCGACAAGCATTTTCAAAGCCAGGCGGTGAAGGTGTTTCCCGGCGGCTTCTACGTCACCGGCCAGCCGCAGCTGCTGGTGACCTTGCTGGGCTCCTGCGTGGCCGTATGCATGCTGGACCGGACAGCCAATGTGGCCGGCATGAACCATTTCCTGTTGCCCGAGGGCAGCATCGAGGTGGGCGAGGGCGCGTCCGCCGCCCGTTTCGGCGTGCACGCGATGGAGTTGATGATTACCGAAATGCAGAAACTGGGCGCGATGCGCCATCGGATGGAAGCCAAGGTCTTCGGCGGCGGCAATGTGCTGGAGGGCATGTCGGTGATGAACGTGGGCGAGCGCAATCGCCGCTTCATCCACGGCTACCTGGATGCGGAAAGGATTCCCATTCTGGCCGAGGACCTGTTGGGCGACTGCGCGCGCAAAGTGTATTTCTTCACCGACAGCGGCAAGGTGCTGGTCAAGAAGCTCAAGCGCAGCCGCAGCCTGATCAGCGAGGAGACCCGCTATCGTCAGCAGGTGATGCAGCCGGAGGTGGCCGGCAAGTCCGGCGATATCGAGCTGTTTATCTGA
- a CDS encoding methyl-accepting chemotaxis protein has protein sequence MNNMKVIHRLILGFGLLILLLAVAMTLAVRQLQGLADDLVNISGVHIPQVSAAHKIAANVDLASRDVRNLLLSKDAQLIKEFNQQIDESLANLTQRMTALEPNVGSAGRPLFEAMRSDEASFRSELNVFRRMQAQGRDVQARDYLFVTLRDTQLKYMASIDRYIAFEENLMRKAGQDASDNSRQAYKLLFAFTLLALLIGVGFGVFIIRSLMRQLGGEPAELVKVMRELTEGQVRSEIKVKPGDQHSLFASMSLLAEKAIENIRVRNALDNASTNVMIADNERNIIYTNHSVLEMMRRAEADLRQALPNFDARAMLGANMDVFHSNPAHQRDLLANLSATYRAQINIGTRIFGLVANPVFGTDGSRLGTVVEWKDRTGEVEIEKEVASIISAAAAGDFDRRINLEGKDGFFRQLGESVNQLLAVTSQGLGDIATVLAALAKGDLTHAIKGDYQGLFSQLQNDTNTTVMRLKEIVSNIKESTDAINTAAREIASGNANLSSRTEQQAASLEETASSMEEITSTVRQNAENAKKANTLATGASDIAARGGKVVGDVVATMNEINDSARKIVDIISVIDGIAFQTNILALNAAVEAARAGEQGRGFAVVASEVRNLAQRSAAAAKEIKGLIGNSVAKVESGSKLVDEAGSTMDEIVISIRRVADIMSDISAASIEQSSGIEQVNLAVTQMDENTQKNAALVEQAAAAAESLEEQARYLDDAVQVFKLGEHGPRLRQAPARVASAAEPAAHAGGVNPAPAKPAGKIVVPARLHPQVDLSDGEWEEF, from the coding sequence ATGAACAATATGAAAGTGATCCATAGACTGATCCTGGGCTTCGGTCTGCTGATCCTGTTGCTGGCGGTGGCGATGACGCTGGCGGTCAGACAGCTGCAGGGACTGGCCGATGATCTGGTCAATATTTCCGGCGTGCATATCCCGCAGGTCAGCGCCGCGCACAAGATCGCCGCCAATGTCGACCTGGCGTCTCGGGACGTGCGTAATCTGCTGCTGAGCAAGGATGCCCAACTGATCAAGGAGTTCAATCAGCAGATCGACGAGAGCCTGGCCAATCTGACGCAGCGGATGACGGCTTTGGAGCCGAATGTCGGCAGCGCCGGGCGGCCGCTTTTCGAGGCGATGCGCTCCGACGAGGCCAGTTTCCGCTCCGAGCTGAACGTGTTCCGGCGCATGCAGGCGCAGGGGCGCGATGTGCAGGCCCGCGATTATCTGTTCGTCACCCTGCGCGACACCCAGCTCAAATACATGGCTTCGATCGACCGCTACATCGCGTTTGAAGAGAACCTGATGCGCAAGGCGGGACAGGATGCCAGCGACAACTCCCGGCAGGCCTACAAACTGCTGTTCGCCTTTACGCTGCTGGCCCTGCTCATCGGCGTCGGCTTCGGCGTCTTCATCATCCGCTCGCTGATGCGCCAACTGGGCGGGGAGCCGGCGGAACTGGTCAAAGTGATGCGGGAGTTGACCGAAGGCCAGGTGCGCTCCGAAATCAAGGTCAAACCGGGCGACCAGCACAGCCTGTTCGCGTCGATGAGTTTGCTGGCCGAGAAGGCGATCGAGAACATCCGGGTGCGCAACGCGCTGGACAACGCCTCCACCAATGTGATGATCGCCGACAACGAGCGCAACATCATCTACACCAATCACAGCGTGCTGGAGATGATGCGTCGCGCCGAGGCCGATCTGCGCCAGGCCTTGCCCAATTTCGACGCGCGCGCGATGCTGGGCGCCAATATGGATGTTTTCCACAGCAATCCGGCGCATCAGCGCGATCTGTTGGCCAATCTGAGCGCCACTTATCGCGCGCAGATCAATATAGGCACGCGCATTTTCGGCCTGGTGGCCAATCCGGTGTTCGGCACCGACGGTTCCCGTTTGGGCACGGTGGTGGAATGGAAGGACCGCACCGGGGAGGTGGAGATAGAGAAAGAGGTGGCCAGCATCATCTCCGCCGCCGCGGCCGGCGATTTCGACCGGCGCATCAATCTGGAAGGCAAGGACGGCTTTTTCCGCCAGCTGGGCGAAAGCGTCAACCAATTGCTGGCGGTGACCAGCCAGGGCCTGGGCGATATCGCCACCGTGCTGGCGGCTCTGGCCAAGGGCGATCTCACCCATGCGATCAAGGGCGATTACCAGGGCTTGTTCAGCCAGTTGCAGAACGATACCAATACCACGGTGATGCGGCTGAAGGAAATCGTGTCCAACATCAAGGAGTCCACCGACGCGATCAACACCGCCGCGCGCGAGATCGCCTCCGGCAACGCCAATCTGTCCAGCCGCACTGAGCAGCAAGCCGCCAGCCTGGAGGAAACCGCTTCCAGCATGGAGGAAATCACCAGCACGGTACGGCAGAACGCGGAGAACGCCAAGAAGGCCAATACGCTGGCCACCGGCGCCTCCGACATCGCCGCGCGCGGCGGCAAGGTGGTGGGCGACGTGGTGGCCACCATGAACGAGATCAACGACAGCGCGCGCAAGATCGTCGACATCATCAGCGTGATAGACGGCATCGCCTTTCAGACCAATATCCTTGCGCTCAACGCCGCGGTGGAGGCGGCGCGGGCCGGCGAGCAAGGGCGCGGCTTCGCCGTGGTGGCCAGCGAGGTGCGCAATCTGGCGCAGCGCTCCGCCGCCGCCGCCAAGGAGATCAAGGGCTTGATCGGCAACTCGGTGGCCAAGGTCGAGTCCGGCTCCAAGCTGGTGGACGAGGCCGGCAGCACCATGGACGAGATCGTGATCTCCATCCGCCGCGTCGCCGACATCATGAGCGATATCTCCGCCGCGTCGATCGAGCAGAGCTCGGGCATTGAACAGGTCAATCTGGCGGTGACGCAGATGGACGAGAACACGCAGAAGAACGCCGCGCTGGTGGAACAGGCCGCGGCGGCGGCGGAGTCGCTGGAAGAGCAGGCGCGCTATCTGGACGACGCGGTGCAGGTGTTCAAGTTGGGAGAACATGGCCCGCGTCTGCGGCAAGCGCCAGCGCGCGTCGCGTCGGCGGCGGAGCCGGCCGCCCATGCCGGCGGCGTCAATCCGGCGCCGGCTAAGCCGGCGGGCAAGATCGTGGTGCCGGCGCGGCTGCATCCGCAGGTGGACCTGAGCGACGGCGAGTGGGAGGAGTTTTGA